Genomic segment of Kibdelosporangium phytohabitans:
CGGGGTCAGCGCTTGCCCGCGTCGACGGCATGACCGGCTCGGCGCAGATGTTCTTGGCCACCGACAGCAGTTGCACGACCTCGGCGGCGAACGTGAAGCCCTTGGCGTGCTCGACGGCCGCGTGGAACTTGCGGTACGCCTGGGTCATCCACTCGGTCATCGAGTCGTCCCTGATGACCTCGTGGGTGCGCACACCGTTGGTGCTCAACGTCAACTGCGAATAGTCGTCGTCATCGCTCACCGCGAAGTGCCCGACCGCCAGGCCGTTCTCGAAGTGCATGGTGATCCGCCGCTCACGCACCGGGGAGGTCAGATCCGAGCTGATCTCGGTCCGTGCGCCGAGGTTGTGCCGCAGCCCGACGCAGGCGCCGCCCATCCTGGGGACGACCACGTCGCCGACCGCGAGGTCGTAGCCGGACGCGTGGGTCACGCGGGCCGCGCCCACGAGCCGCAGTGCGAGCGCGATTCCGTGCGGCAGTTCGACGTCGAACGCCGTCGGGTGGTCCGGTGACTTCAGCGAACGCCGGAAACGCGGTTCGTTCTGCGCGATGGCGATGGACTTGAGCGCACCGAACTTGCCGTGCCGGATCACTTCGCCCAGCCTCCCGGTGAGCGTGCTCGTCAGCCACGGTTCGACGACCTCGATGTGCAGGGCGTGTTTCCGGCGCAGCCTGATGATGCGGGCGAGGTCGTCGTTGTCGGCCGCGAGCGGCTTTTCCACGATCAGCTTGCGGAATCCGAGTTCGGCTAGTTCGGCGATCACCTGGAATCGTTCGGTCGGCGGTGTGCAGATATGCGTGACTGTGGTCGCGGGGTCGAGGATGCCGGACGCCTCGCGCACGCTGCGCACCACGCGCAGGCCGGGGCGTCCGGTCATGTCCACCTGGGGGTCACAGGCGACGATGTCCGTGTCGTCGAAGAGGTGCGCGACGCCCGCGCGCGCCTTGGCCAGTACCGGGAGGTGCAGGCCCGCTCCGGCACGCCCCAGCCCAACGACGAGTGACCGCACTGTTCCAGCCCCGCATTCCGCTCCGGGATCGAATGGAGAATCCAATCGCCGACATTAGTGAGGCCCCTCTCGCGGTCGTCAACATCCACGCGCTGTCTTGACCAGGAAGAGTGAACCGATTCACTGACCGGTTCTCGTCAGCCGGGATCGGTGACGTCCGCGGAATTGTGGACAAACACACGACAGAAAATTGTCGGCGTCATCCGGCACGGAAGGGCCCGCCCGGCAGCGGAAGGCTCGGGACCACCCCGTCGAGAGCTTGGCCGCACGTGCAGTTCTGGTCCGCCGGCAGTTCGTCGATCGTGCGGAACACCAGCTCGCGCAACCGTCCGATGTTGCGTGCGAACGTCTCGAAGACGCCCGTCTGGGTGACCGACTCGCCCGCGTCGACCCCGGCGTCGACGTCGGTGACGAGCGCGATCGGCGTGTAGCACTGGGCGAGTTCCCTGGCGAGCACGGCTTCCGGCATGCCCGTCATGTTCACCACGGTCCACCCTGCGGCCGCGTACCACTGGGATTCCGCACGGCTGGAGAAACGCGGCCCCTGGATGACGACCATCGTGCCGCCCAGCCTCGGCGGATCACCGAGCGCCGCGCCTGCCTTGTCCACCGCCGCACAACCGACCGGGCAATACGGGTCGGCGAACGAGACGTGCACGGCCCCGTGGTCGTAGAAAGTGCTTACGCGTCCCTGCGTCCGGTCCACGACCTGGTCGGGGACGAGGATGCTGCCGGGCCCGATCGCCGGGTCGAGCGAGCCGACCGCGCACGGCGCCAGCACCTGCCTGACCCCGAGCTGTCGCAACGCCCACAGGTTCGCCCGGTAGTTGATCCGGTGCGCCGGGACACTGTGGCCGGAACCGTGGCGTGGCAGGAAAGCCACCCGGCGGCCGTGCACCTCGCCGATGGTGACCGCGCCCGACGGAGACCCGTACGGGGTCGTGAGGGGCACCGTCTCGGCGTTGTCGAACAGCTCGTAGAAACCGCTGCCGCCGATCACCCCGATCGCGGCGGTGCTGTCCGGCAGTGCTTGCGACAGAGTCATTCCACCCTCCGTTCGGCGAAGGCGTGCCCGGTCGATTCCACCACTGCCGCGTGCGCGGCGACCACTCCGTCCATGCGGTGTCGTCAATCCGTCATGGGGCTGCCACGCCACTTCCACCCTTCTTGCCGCGGGTGACCCGGCAACTCCACCCGGTCGGTAGCCCACAGCAACGCCGTCCAGGAGTCCGTGACATCGGCAGTGGCATGCGGGAACATCCGGGCGACAACACGTGCGCACGTGTCGCGCGGCGGTTCGATGGGGACGCCGAGCCCGCGTGCGATGTCCACGCCGTGCACGAGCACTTCCACGCAGCCCATCCCCGCGAAGCCTTCGGGGTCGGAGGTACCGGTGGGGTGGTAGGCACGGACGGACGGCGCGGCTGTCCGTACCGCGGACGCCAGCAGTCCCGCGCCGACAATCATGAACTCCAGTACTTCGGCCGCGGAGGCGTCTTTGTCGGCGTTGGCGAGGAAACGCACGTAACGCTCGGCGGGCTGGGCGATGAGCTGTGCCGCGTAGGACAACAGGCAGTCCCCGAGGTGCTCTGCCGTGTGCCGGCTGTCCCAGTCGCCGGTGCCGGTCGCCGCTGCCCAGTCCCGATCGGTCACCGGACGCAGCGCGGTCACGACGCTGGCGACCGCCGCGTCCAGGTCGTCAGCGGTTACCGTCACCATGATCTCCTCGTGCGACTGGGAAAGTGGACGTGCGGTCAGCACTCGGCGGTTTGGGGATCCGCCCTGACGACATCATGTCCGGGACAACCATCGCTGGGCGTACGCGACCGCGTCCGCGAGGGGGAACAAGCGGGTTGCCGCCGCGCCGACCGTGCCGCGCCGGACAGGGCGGTCGCGTGCGAAGTCCTCGCCGAGTTCGCCGAAGCGTTCATCGTTGGTGGCGGTGTCGCGGACGGTCGTCCACTGCCTGCCTTGTGGTGTCATCACGGCGAACGATTCGTCGGTGGTGACAGCACCCGTAATCCGGTACTCGGCCAGGTGGAAACACGTACACGTGTCGAAGCCTGTGCCTAGCAACAGAACACGGGCGCCAGCTCGCTCCAGCCGGGCGAGCGGGCTCTGTTCGCCGTACTTGCAGTCCACCGCGTGGCCACTGGTGAGCTCGGCCGCTGCCGCGCCGACCGCGGCGAACGACGTCCGCGGGTGTGCGCTGCGCAGTGCTCCAGGCCAGGTACGCACCGATTCCGGGATCACGCCGACCTGTGTGGACGGTGTGACCAGGGGATCGTACGCGGGCATGGACGCGCGGATCGCCGGCCACCATTGCCTTGGCACCGGAGGGCTGGACCACCCCGCGGGGTCGGAGTTGTCGGCCGTCAGCGTGGGAACCACCAGCGTTCCGTGTGGTCCCAGCACTTCCAGGAGCGCTTGGACGACCGCGACCGCTCCGCCGGCCACCCAGCCGAGAGAACGCAACGAGGAGTGCACGAGCAGCGTTTCCCCGGCTTCGACGCCGGCCGCACGGAGGTCCTCGGCGATCGTTTCCGTTGTGCACAGCGGACCGGTCGGGGCGATCATGGTCCGATCATAGGGCCGGGATGGCAGTTCGCTTCACGGGAAGCCTGCGGGAAGACAGCCGCACGGCCGCGCCGCCGGCCCTGCCGCGACGCGAGCCCGTCGCGGTGTCCGGTGTGGTGGCTACACGGGCGATCGCCGAGATCGCCGTGTACGGCGCGAGGCCGGCGGCTGCTCCGATGGCCGCGCCACGGCACGGACGCGCCGGCGCCACCGCGCCCGCGGTGTGCTCGTGGCGGTCATCGGACTTTCCCCCAGCGAGGTGGTGTGCTCAGGACTGCCTTTCCTCAATCTTGCGTCTTCAAGTCGGCTTGATGTCAAATGGCTTCATGACCGACAGCGTCCGGATCGGCGAGGCGGCGGCTCTCTACGGCCTGTCCGCGTCCACCCTGCGGTGGTGGGAGGAGCAGGGCGTGCTGGGCTCACCCGAGCGGGTGGACGGCAGGCGGCGCTACGACGATCAGGATCTGCGCAGGTTGGGTCTGGCGTACCTGTGCTGCGTGGTCGGGATGATGCCGCTGGACCGCGCGGCCGTGGTCACCTCGGTCGGCATCGAGAACCAGCGGTGGCGCCACGAGGTGCGGGCGCAGGCCGAGCGGCTGCGGCAGCGGATCGCGCAGCTGGAATCGGCCCGCGACTACCTGCTGCACCTGATGGTGTGCACCAAGGACGACCCGTCGCTGTGCCCTGACCTTGACGAACAGCTGGTCGTCCGCACGCCGCGCGGTCGCGTCGACGAACCGGACCTGCCCGCCGCCGCGCGGGTCGCCAGGCGTTACGTAAATCGCGCGGACGATGACGAAAACCCGGGTGCGCCGACGTGCCCGGCGTGCCGGGCGCCCGTGCCGAAGGCCACACGCGGGCGACCGCGCGCCTACTGTTCGCCCGCGTGCACTGCTCGTGGCGCTGTTCGGCGGCAGGACGTTGACCGCGGCACCGGTCGGTATCGTCAGCCCGTGACTGACGGGCGCAAGCTGAAGGGGGAGCGGCGCAAGCGTGAACTGATCGAAGCGACGCTCCGCGTGGTCGCCAAGGAAGGTGTCGCGGGCGTCAGCCACCGGACTGTCGCCCGGGAGGCCGGTCAGCCCGCGACCGCCGCGGCGTACTACTTCGAAGGTATCGACGACCTGCTCACGGCGGCGCTGACCTCGTGCATGCACGAGGACGCCGACCGGATCAGGCAGGCGGCCACTGTGCGCGCGGTCGCCGAGAACATGGCGGAAGCGCTCAAGGACCCCGGCAGGCTGCTCGCGGAGTTCGAACTGTTCCTGCGCGCGGCCCGCAACCCGGACCTGCGCCGGTCGACCGACCGCTGGCTCAACGCGCTCGCCGACTTCGCCCGCCGGTACACCGACGACCCCAACCGAGTCCACGCGGTCGTCGCCGCCATCGACGGCCTGCTGCTCCAAGCACTGCTGA
This window contains:
- a CDS encoding maleylpyruvate isomerase family mycothiol-dependent enzyme; this translates as MVTVTADDLDAAVASVVTALRPVTDRDWAAATGTGDWDSRHTAEHLGDCLLSYAAQLIAQPAERYVRFLANADKDASAAEVLEFMIVGAGLLASAVRTAAPSVRAYHPTGTSDPEGFAGMGCVEVLVHGVDIARGLGVPIEPPRDTCARVVARMFPHATADVTDSWTALLWATDRVELPGHPRQEGWKWRGSPMTD
- a CDS encoding S-methyl-5'-thioadenosine phosphorylase encodes the protein MTLSQALPDSTAAIGVIGGSGFYELFDNAETVPLTTPYGSPSGAVTIGEVHGRRVAFLPRHGSGHSVPAHRINYRANLWALRQLGVRQVLAPCAVGSLDPAIGPGSILVPDQVVDRTQGRVSTFYDHGAVHVSFADPYCPVGCAAVDKAGAALGDPPRLGGTMVVIQGPRFSSRAESQWYAAAGWTVVNMTGMPEAVLARELAQCYTPIALVTDVDAGVDAGESVTQTGVFETFARNIGRLRELVFRTIDELPADQNCTCGQALDGVVPSLPLPGGPFRAG
- a CDS encoding MerR family transcriptional regulator, with amino-acid sequence MTDSVRIGEAAALYGLSASTLRWWEEQGVLGSPERVDGRRRYDDQDLRRLGLAYLCCVVGMMPLDRAAVVTSVGIENQRWRHEVRAQAERLRQRIAQLESARDYLLHLMVCTKDDPSLCPDLDEQLVVRTPRGRVDEPDLPAAARVARRYVNRADDDENPGAPTCPACRAPVPKATRGRPRAYCSPACTARGAVRRQDVDRGTGRYRQPVTDGRKLKGERRKRELIEATLRVVAKEGVAGVSHRTVAREAGQPATAAAYYFEGIDDLLTAALTSCMHEDADRIRQAATVRAVAENMAEALKDPGRLLAEFELFLRAARNPDLRRSTDRWLNALADFARRYTDDPNRVHAVVAAIDGLLLQALLTSRPPTAAEFEAVLLTLLPQP
- a CDS encoding Gfo/Idh/MocA family oxidoreductase, translated to MRSLVVGLGRAGAGLHLPVLAKARAGVAHLFDDTDIVACDPQVDMTGRPGLRVVRSVREASGILDPATTVTHICTPPTERFQVIAELAELGFRKLIVEKPLAADNDDLARIIRLRRKHALHIEVVEPWLTSTLTGRLGEVIRHGKFGALKSIAIAQNEPRFRRSLKSPDHPTAFDVELPHGIALALRLVGAARVTHASGYDLAVGDVVVPRMGGACVGLRHNLGARTEISSDLTSPVRERRITMHFENGLAVGHFAVSDDDDYSQLTLSTNGVRTHEVIRDDSMTEWMTQAYRKFHAAVEHAKGFTFAAEVVQLLSVAKNICAEPVMPSTRASADPAPSRVG
- a CDS encoding aminoglycoside N(3)-acetyltransferase, which gives rise to MIAPTGPLCTTETIAEDLRAAGVEAGETLLVHSSLRSLGWVAGGAVAVVQALLEVLGPHGTLVVPTLTADNSDPAGWSSPPVPRQWWPAIRASMPAYDPLVTPSTQVGVIPESVRTWPGALRSAHPRTSFAAVGAAAAELTSGHAVDCKYGEQSPLARLERAGARVLLLGTGFDTCTCFHLAEYRITGAVTTDESFAVMTPQGRQWTTVRDTATNDERFGELGEDFARDRPVRRGTVGAAATRLFPLADAVAYAQRWLSRT